In a genomic window of Nesterenkonia halotolerans:
- a CDS encoding malonic semialdehyde reductase — protein sequence MPTATATVDRETMHQLFEGRRTTNLFSEGEVDLDLIERAYADARWAPTSMNCQPLRLTVLKPGPRRDAVVEHFKGDNGQKTSAAPMTVVVAFDPNWHEHMPTLFPHVEGLREKFAERLEFREKMGRDNAFLQAGYFILALRAHGLDVGPMAGLDAPGVDSEVHTETGWKTLMVLNVGHGPSEDENAQYPRGPRFDFNEAAQVL from the coding sequence ATGCCGACGGCTACCGCTACCGTGGATCGCGAGACGATGCATCAACTCTTCGAGGGTCGGCGCACGACGAACCTCTTCTCCGAAGGCGAGGTCGATCTGGATCTCATCGAGCGGGCGTACGCGGACGCGCGCTGGGCGCCGACCTCGATGAACTGCCAGCCGCTGCGCCTGACCGTGCTCAAGCCCGGCCCCCGGCGTGACGCCGTCGTCGAACACTTCAAAGGCGACAACGGGCAGAAGACGTCTGCTGCACCGATGACCGTGGTGGTGGCCTTCGACCCGAACTGGCACGAGCACATGCCGACACTCTTTCCCCACGTGGAGGGGTTGCGCGAGAAGTTCGCCGAACGGCTCGAGTTCCGCGAGAAGATGGGCCGCGACAACGCCTTTCTCCAGGCCGGATACTTCATCCTGGCGCTGCGCGCCCACGGGCTCGACGTCGGCCCCATGGCTGGCCTGGACGCACCCGGCGTTGACTCCGAGGTGCACACCGAGACCGGATGGAAGACGCTGATGGTGCTCAACGTCGGCCACGGACCCAGCGAGGACGAGAATGCGCAGTACCCACGCGGTCCGCGCTTTGATTTCAACGAGGCCGCCCAGGTTCTCTGA
- a CDS encoding type 1 glutamine amidotransferase domain-containing protein, with protein sequence MTENSPQITGKTIALLVTDGVELPELTEPIAAITAAGGTATIVSPNEKSLQAMEGDWKHSDHFDVDVQLSSAAASDYDGLVLPGGTLNADSIRINEDAQKFVSAFFAAKKPVAAICHGLWILTEVDQVKGRRVTSFPSLKTDLRNSGAEWVDESAVVSDGLVTSRTPDDLDDFNHAFLTLVAQG encoded by the coding sequence ATGACCGAGAACTCACCACAGATCACCGGCAAGACCATCGCACTCCTGGTCACCGACGGCGTGGAGCTTCCAGAGCTCACCGAGCCGATCGCGGCCATCACGGCAGCGGGCGGCACCGCCACGATCGTGTCCCCCAACGAGAAGTCGCTGCAGGCCATGGAAGGCGATTGGAAGCACTCTGATCACTTCGACGTCGACGTGCAGCTGAGCTCGGCTGCGGCGAGCGACTACGACGGACTGGTCCTTCCCGGCGGCACGCTCAACGCGGACAGCATTCGCATCAACGAGGATGCGCAGAAGTTCGTCTCTGCGTTCTTCGCGGCGAAGAAGCCGGTCGCGGCCATCTGCCACGGCCTGTGGATCCTCACCGAGGTGGATCAGGTCAAGGGCCGTCGCGTGACGAGCTTCCCCTCCCTGAAGACCGATCTGCGCAACTCCGGCGCCGAGTGGGTCGACGAGTCCGCCGTGGTCAGCGACGGACTGGTCACCTCCCGGACTCCGGATGATCTGGACGACTTCAACCACGCGTTCCTCACGCTGGTCGCCCAGGGCTGA